Genomic window (Argopecten irradians isolate NY chromosome 13, Ai_NY, whole genome shotgun sequence):
TTGATGTCCTGGAAGAACGATACACAGTACGCCGAGTACCAGGACTTCCGTGTGGGGGACGAGTCATCGAAGTACCGACTGTCGGTATCGGGATTCTCCGGGAATGCCACCTgtaagttttttgtttgtttgttaagaGTTTTATCTCTTTAAAAAGCATTTAGAAAGCATCATTACCAAATCATTTTATGAATAGGAAAATTATAAAAGTTTCCACATTGTACGTTTGTATACCAGGAAAGCGTTGAAACCCTAAACAtacaattcaaattaaaatgtaaatagcATACATACgatatatttttgcaatttggGTCTACTAACATAGGAGTTACACAATATTGACAAACAGTTATAGAATCATCACCGAATGAGATGAGAAATCAGAAACTCATAATGTCGACTATCGATTAgattttgtgtgtgttattgTTTACTGCAACTTAGCCTTGTCCATCAGtctttataaacatataaattgaATACCGACTTGAGTTAAAACACATTGATTCACATATGAGTGTATGAATCTAGTAGTTAAGTATAATTAAGATTTAAGTCAGCTTCAGTTGGTCCCCGAACTAGTATGACAGTACAATATAACCGCGATGTTCGGTGTAATCAATCCTGTATAACCTGTCTGTGTTTTGACAGATGATGGTATGGATTACCATGACGGTGACCAGTTCTCTACCTACGACAATGACAATGATGTGGATGAAGGTAATTGTGCTGTAAGTCGTAACGGCGCCTGGTGGTACAAAGCCTGTAGTCATAGTAACCTGAACGGGCCGTACGTACAGGATACTGGGGATGATCGTCTATCGATGTGGTGGTGGGAATTCTACTCTGGCCAGGGTCGCGTACCTTTGATGAGGTCCAGAATGATGGTGAAACATCCCGGTGTTTAACACGGACAACAAACGAATCAACAAATTTATTATGTATCTTATCCCTtgttattttccatattgtatctatttttatttgtatttcatcAAACAGTTGGTTTTAAATCTGTGTATCGTTACTGTGATTTAATCACATAAACATCAGTcaatataatcatatttttatgtGTAATAATATAGCTGCGTCTGTTGAATGTCTTAATAATTAAAAGATTTCTAAGGAAAGAAAACCATAGTTGTTATTTATCCCTCCAAATCAAATGTGATTCCCAAATCAATGTCATAAATCATCATTCAGTCAAATACCAATAAACATTATTGTAGCCTTCTCCAGGACAGCACACACTATTTGAAAAACAAAGGAAATTGTTTTGGAAATATCACACAAATTTTATGTATGGAGAATTTACTTGCAGTCCCGTTTTCTTTcgaattgatttcaaaatggcgggaaatCATAGTAGTGAAATTACAATGAAACgttgaggtatgagagaaaaaaatatcttacgTGGATGAAGGATAGGAATGTTCTACTCTCGGgattacaaaatgttgtaaaaccctcggcaagccttggattttacaacattttgtgaccctctggtagaatatccctattcttcatatatgcatatgaaagagtcttataatataccaggggcgtaggaagcggcaTGTCtttgttcagatcgagcagggttggttgcataatggtatgaagacattcacaattatcatttctaaatgcaggtaacttttaATCGAAAAATAACTATGATAAGAacactttaaaatcattaacttacatcgtaaaactcatctcggcCATtctaaatagtaatattttttcgCTGGGGAGACCTCcgaaacaccaaaatctcgcgcattcGTCATAGGCAAAATCATCTTATATCGTAAAGCTTAAAACATAACACGGGTTCTTAATTCTCAATTTCATCCCACGAGCCTTTTTTATATTTCCTTTTTCACCATGtatacagacacacaaagtccgctaaacctgcctatatcgTTAGATTTTTTCCTACTTATATAAGTAGGTGTAGAGGCGCAcgcattttatttaaataaaaatattatggtAGATGTCTTCGCAATATTATCTGAACTCAAGGCTGGCATCTAAGTCACATGACCAACGACACCAAGCGGCTTAACACGTTTATGCCAAATAGCATGCTGAAAACTATTACACGACCGTATTTCGTATTTATCTATCTTTTCATTTCTAACGTATCACTTATTGCTAACacttatacaaatgtacataatcACCtccgatactccaggggttccgatcacttagatctctacacccctggggTCAGTTTCATTAACCTTCATTACCTTTAAGGAATTCTTTAGCTTAACgttttccataggaaagcattacaagTAATCAGGCATACAGAATAATTCtagcatttttttaaaaaagtaaatacatttgtattgaaaattggtaatataattaattattaaatatccAAAAAGAAGTTTTATATCATTATgggtattatacatgtaactacacGTACACACTTGAAATGCAATGGTAAggttaaatatgtaaatattataattctgtttttgtttttgatttttggGGGTTTTTCCCCATGAGTTCGTGTTTTGTTTCAGTATTGACTCcattatttattcatatatatccCGTGTAAATGACCAGAAAATCTCGATATAGCTTAatcaaaaaaattttttttgtgaaaatctACTAGACATAATCCATATGTGTATTCCGATGGGTGCATTCAACAATAGCATTGATGTAATCAGATACATCAACAGTACTGCACTGTATGCATTGTATACAAGATTGCATGTTATAGATCCTTTATACAAGTACAGTTTGTACAGAAGATGATATAAACAATTGTCATTTGTAATGCGTACTCAACACATTATGGTACTTTTTTTTTGTGAGCGTATTATTGCTTATATCGCGTTTCCTCCTAATATGGTGTGAGACAACCCATTTTTCGCGGTATCTTTCTTCGCATCTTTATGGCTATCGGGGTTTCGCAACGATTTTACAGGGTTTATTATATGTATTGACAATAAACAAGCATCGCTCGAATGTATGAACTTGTCAGATTTATTGATGAAATAGTGATAGCTGAAAgtaaacaaagtttacataAGTATGCTGATGTTGGTTtgattattatttacattaaatgtaaatgGCAATACAGCATAATAGACAACATTAAAGACGCatgatccgtatctttcagggtccgtaaaacaaacaatgacaagatatggtgtaatagccctaaaaagttatgaactttccccaaattacaagtctagaaagttaagaggtccaaagatataaatatgcaaaattttatttcagactTTTGAGCGgtccgacagaaagtcaaaagttaCCGCCTACAAAGCTTagaaatgctactttgcgcatgcccggaaataaaagttgtttaccgcaaTGGAGCGAGCTTTGCAGTGAAAGCTCGCCGGCTTAGAATCAACTGCTGATTTGAAGTGAATAAGGAGATTATTTAAACTAAAAATGTTGTGAATTGCtgagaatattatatggaaacgaattcgagctatgacaacaacGTTAACTATGAATTgtgaatgatctaccaaaaccacataaactgaCTTCTCTTCGTCTCTATAGGGTGAGTGGGGTCCCGAAGGGGTAACAGTTATATTTTATACTGTAAGTGTTTGGTTGCTTTTTGGAATTGGTACCATATTAAAATAGAGATTAGAAATCAGGAAAACTGTTGATAAATTGGGGAACATAGAACAGCTTTAATCTTGGATTACAACAGGAGCATTAATAGAGTCGTATTATACGCGTTTCCCTAAAAGATGATCGCATTCTTTAGTGTtatgtatgatatacatgtagctacagTACATGTACTGTTACAGCGTGAggagtgtgatatcttttctgatatatatttgtatatttatatatacgcGGTGATATGTATCCTTTTAATGTGTGATAGGGATATTACTGTattaaagaagccactttcaaacttaGTTCATCAGTGCCCGTGTGTGTACACTTGCAATTGGTCACGTACTCGTTACCCTATCTGCTgggtcttaattatataaaattcacaccaatacaATACAAGTGGTGTAAGTAAGGAATAGTAATTGattttttacaatatgtattatatattatgtccaatactattagtaccattattcttcacatgaaaTTGCCTAGACCTCTGTAATTCACGAAATGACTCAGTAGTACCAatgaggtttgattttgataaacttgTGTTCAAAAGATGtgttattgttataaatttgtgttggACAGAAAACAATTAgaactagtttgttttacatgtaggcttacactggaagattatgtacatacatgtatatatatatacagcattTATCACTGAACATTAACTGATATTTactccatattttctttatagaatgtatgggaCCTTCAACCAGATGACAGACGTACAAGATGTGATGACAGCTCACCcaaaaataaaaaggaaaaacaaCTACGTGTATCTCagatcaaaactgacagtaaaaaaatacagtatgtttgtaatgtacccattatgaaccagaaagaaatgattttcaagaaggaaggacagaTTCAGACTTGTATGACAAAACTAGAATAATTCTTTACTCTTTACATATTATCACCaggatatttttaaataatttatttcttcttcacacaaatgaaaaaaggaataataatgattatttcatgtttacatacctagtatgtataacttttgaataatttatgaacaataaaccaattaaaataatatatgtcatttgtctgagttgtttaattatgtagtgttcattttagaaatgttcaaatacagaaaataaatagcaaacaagactgGGGCTAGATCAAATGTTATTTGTTGcaaaagtcagtgtcaaatctcaagattttgaatctatagatatacagatatccctatgtgtaattaaaaaaatcttgttgtgtaatacacatattgcacatatataagaatatccatatatctgtagagacaatagcCTGTGGTGCctgttgttaaattgcattattcattattgactatttttaagttgcaaagttttgattgaattagaaaggaatagactgacaataacttctaattagtccaggtcaatcaaggtctacAGGTAAAAGCTCTTAGCAACTCCACTTAGTGTTTGGAGAAAGATCACACTAAAGGAATTAGGATTACTTGAATATATAAgaataaactaacaaaataattcaataaagttagatttttcaccaggttagactatatacagactaaaaaatgaattttttactttaattactctgatgacatgAGAATCACATGCTATAGTCAGCTTATTTACTACTGGatgctattttgaactccagtcattttttgattgacttaaaattcaatgcacaatatgtgtacatgtacactatacaatgtatatgtatgtgatatttgtgTATGAATATGATTGAAAAGAAACGCCTAGGTCTTTCattatacagtgtacatacatatttctgattcatttgattcagaggcGAATTCTGGACATTATATAATATGGTAGCTATATGGTTCATTGGCAAGCTATATGttcccatgtacatgtacatcacaaatttaaccaagagagctgtcttcattatctacacagaaaatatatacataattgcatgttagacattcagaacttttaacacacattaGACCGCCTTATTTCAACCTCAAccctttctttttattttattttttttttattttttgtaatccttgaaatcatataaccaaatgtttatagtttcaccagaaatttatcatcatgttttaaCGAACATGTAGCTTTTCCAacataaacatctgaaaaatacatagaatctacatgtataaagttttatactcgtttatggcggtacatggtggttttttttatcactaatagatatgtatacatgtatacacatatgactttgaacaaaaatatatattatgtcaaATTTGCTCTCCGAGTTTATTTTACTAGatttattattgtatttcatttggaccttttttgtttataaaacaaatggTTATCAAAAGCAAGTCAAATATCGTCTGagatatttgtttaaaaaagtaTCACTAAAGATaaagatttacatgtagataaccaTTTGGTCTCTATCTAGTACGATGTatcttgtctatttcattatttatcaataccattatttatatatctggtacatttttgtacaatttattatttagtctagtacaatgtatattgtatcgCAACACGTATTTTATACGAAGTTTAAATACCGTTCCAACAAATATCCCTCCGGTGGCCCccggaaattaggcaaagcatagtcaaccgatcgccgtattgtaaacactcaaaatgaccgaatggaagtattgtttacacgacgataatgtatatatattgttctgggGGACTCTTTAACTTATCACAAAACATTCCCATGTCACGATAAGCAACAAGTTCATCCGTAGAAGTTCCTGCTAACATGAACGACACACTTTTGACTAGGCACGCCATTTCGTTtggtctggaaagtcacgtgatcgtctaAGCATTGAAAAGGGCGCGGTatgcatattcaaacactctgggTATCGaacttttaatcattaatttcctttgaactcgggacttttttggtgtgtaattaggggaaagttgataactttttataacatatgaatcctaattttcttttgttgatttacgaaccctgaaagatacggattatgcggctttaacaGTACCAAAGATATGGTTACACTTATTTCTTGTCTCATCCATACACAGTTATACACTTTACACttgcaaatatttttaatataattatggcgaaagcatctttaataaactGGCTTGTTGCTTTACTTTACAATACTGGCAGAATAAGCTTGAGTAACTTATAATAAATGGacatgaaatatatcaataatatctaATGACTAGATCAGTAACATGTTGACGAGACAAATGAGTATTGAAACAAGTGCAGTTATAGAAACAAACACCGTAAACACGTGGTTAAATTTACCGCTTCGACCCCATATCATAATATTGCAATTATCgattaattatttattctatGACCTTGGCTTTGAAACaatgttattatataataaaggtatcaacaaatattattatatagcTATAGACTTACACAGTATGGGCCACAATAAAGGCTAAAAGTGGCAAACAGCATATTGAGAACCGTATCAAAACAAATTTGGGCGGATATGGAGAAAtacaaagggcgataactctaaATCACATAAAAATTATAGGTAGCATACACCCATATAATTACAGGCCTAATAGGCAGAACACTCCTCGCCTGATATTATTATAtcactatatcttatattatatattatatatatcttatctatatattataaagCAAGATGTTATGTTTCTTAACTTGACAGCATAtaaaattgaacaaaataaCACTTGgcagtaaaaattaaaattccagttaTTTAAGGCAAACACTTGTAATGAGATTGACTTGATCTCGAAGTATGACACATATAATAGGGAATGTGTCAACACAAGTAAATGTTCGTAGCTATAGGAATGTCACATTTCTCCTTATCATTATTCCATAGGAACCAGTCCAACAATTTCAGAGACAGGATGTAGAAAGTTAGATATCTTGTTGTCGCGACACACACGAAGCTCGACTTGACGTACTAATCCGTCCTCACTATGAATAACGCGTGTCACAATTCCCTTAGGCCAATCGTTTCTCGTTGTCTGTGAATCCTTCATTAGCACCACATCTCCAACCATCACATTGCACGATTTCTCTTGCCATTTTCTCCTTGGTTGTAAGGAAGCCAAATACTCTGTTCTCCAACGACACTAGAACCTCTCTGCAAGGACCTGGACATGGCGCCACTGTGAATGGTACATGTCTTTGAGACTAAGATGTTGGACGGACTCTGTCCACGTTTGATCTTCAGTCTTCTAGGTAAGAAGAGTGGATGGCGATAAGATGAATGGTTGCTCCGGATCAGATGACACAGGTACCAAAGGACGAGCATTTATGATGGCAGTAACTTCAACGAGGAAGATACAGAGGACTTCATGGGTGAGGTCCTTTCCTTTATTTCCCAACAACATGACATCGAGAATCCTGCGTGACACACCAATCATTCTTTCCCATGTTCCGCCAAAATGGGAGGCGTGAGGAGGGTTAAATATCCATGTAGCGCCGTGAGTTGACAAGAAGTCCTTCATGTCCTTACTTTCGATTACAGTGACTCCAAGATCGGAGGTAGCACCAACAAAGTTTGTTCCTCTGTCTGACCGGAATTGTTTTACTTTCCCGCGTATAGCATACAGTCTTCTAACTGCATTTACAAAACAGGAAGAGCTCATCTCTTCTAGCACCTCTATATGAACTGCTCTCgtaaacatacaggtaaatagagCTGCCCAGCGCTTGTTGGAAAGAACACCACCCCTAGTACGTCGAGTTGTTATCCCCCATGGACCAAAGACATCGACTCCCACAAAGGAAACTGGCGGTGTGGGCGTGACCCTGTCAATAGGCAAATCAGCCATCTTCTGAGTCCAGGGGCGACTTCTGAGTCTTCTGCATATAACGCAACGATGTACGAGGAGGGATATCAACCTTTTACCACCAGTCACCCAAAATCCAGCTGCCCTGACTGCTCCTTCAGTGAAGTGCCTCCCTTGGTGAGACACAGATTCATGGTAATGTCTCGTAATGAGAGTAGCTATATGATGTGACCCTGGGATCAGAATCGGATGTTTGATGTTTTCTTGCAGGCTGGACATATTTAGTCTACCGCCAACGCGCAGTAGTCCATCCTCGTCTATAATAGGGCACAGTTTTAGTAGAGAACTGTTTTAGGTAGAGGTTTTCCTTGTCCAAGAACGTCAACCTCACGACTATCTGCTTGTTTCTGGACCTCTTTGATTATAAATACCTCAGCAGCATGCAGCAGTCCTTGGGGCTTTTGGTATTCATCAGGTTTAACCTTTCTTTGTAGATTTTTGAAACGTTCCGCGGTAAGTATGACCCGAGATACAGCTCGAATAAGTTTCATCCAGTCAGAATGTTTGTGTATTAGATCTGTAACAGAGGTAGGCGAGATTTGAGTCTTCATAGCAACAACCTCTGGGCGAACATTTTCATCCTGCGAAGGTTCCACCAGCGAAAACGACTCTTCCTTTAACGTAGAGCGTAGAAAAAGTTGAGGTGGTCCAGAGATCCACATACTATCTTTCAGCTGTGATGCAGGTACAAACCGTGTGCCCTCATCAGCAGGGTTACTCTCCGATGCGACATAAAACCACTGTTCTGGTTTCGAGAATCTGAGTATCCTACTTACTCGGTTGGCAACGTAGACATAAAACCGTCTTGTACGGTTATTCAAATATCCTAAGACGACTTTACTATCGGagtaaaatgtcatttgttcTGGAGGTAGCGACAACTGTTCAGAAAGAATCTCGCCTACTTCGACAGCCAGCAGAGCACCACACAGCTCTAGGCGCGGTATGGAGTTGCCATGTTTGGGGGCCACCTTGGACTTCCCCAGGAGGAATGTGGTGTAAGTCTCTCCGTTGTTATTTAGGGTAAGATACGCCACTGCTGCTATAGCGCGTTCCGAAGCGTCAGCAAATATATGCACCTCGTTGGTCAAGTCACCTTTTGAGATGGGAGTTCTTCGCGGAATTGAGAAGCTATGAAGATGTAATAGAGATTTCTCCCAGGTTTCCCACTTGACGCGTTGTGTTTCAGATAGGGGCTCGTCCCAGTCAACCGTTCCCGCGACCATATCGCGAAGCAGGACCCTTCCTTGGATGATCACCGGAGCCAAAAAACCTAAAGGATCGTAGAGGGAATTGATGGTGGAGAGCACCCCACGACGAGTGTATGGCTTCGGAGTGTCGTACACCTTGAAGAAAAACGCATCGGTATGAAGTCTCCAACACAGGCCTAAACTACGCTGAGACGGTATGTCGTCATCGCCAAGATTAAGATCTTTTAAATCCTGCGCAAGGTCTTCGGATGGGAAGTTGTCGAGAACCTCCTGGGAGTTGGAGCAGATCTTGTGTAACCGAATATGACCTGTGGCCAAAGCTGCTTGAGTACGTGTGAGAAGGCTAACCGCTTTTGCCGGAGTCGACACAGAAATCAAGCCATCGTATACGTAGAAGTTGTTTTGTACAAAGTCATAAAAATCACTTCCATAATCGGTCTCGGCATCCTTAGCCGTTTTCCTGAGTCCATAGCTAGCCACAGCGGGGGACGGACCGTTACCAAACACGTGTTTGGTCATCCTGTATTCTGTCAAGGGTTGCGAGGGGTCATTATCTTTGTACCAGTAGAAACGGAGAAAATCCCTATGATCTGGTCTTACTGAGAAGCAGTAAAACATTTGCTGTACATCAGCAGTTACTGCTATCTCCTACTTCCTGAAGCGAAGTAACACGCCAAGCAAGTTATTCGTAAGATCAGGGCCTTTCAAAAGGACTTGGTTAAGGGATATACCCGAATATTCGCTGATGAATCAAAAACTCCCCTGATTTTGCCGGGTTTCTTTGGGTGGTACACGCCAAATAAAGGAAGATACCATCTTTCTTTGTTCTCATCTTTGTTCTATTTCTGCGTGACCCTGGTCGATGATACCCTTCATGAAATTTACCATATGTTCCTGCTTGGTATGATTTTTCTGCAGGTTAGCATCCAGCATACGTGCCCGTTTAAGAGCGAGGGGTTGGTTTTTTTGAAGACGAGGACTATTTTCGCGAAAGGGTAATGGTGCTGACCAAGACCCATCTGTGGTTCTGACAAATTCTCTGTCCATCAGCTCCATGAATGAGCGATCTTCGAGTGACAATCCTGGTTTGTCGTCATGCTTCGTGCAAAGGAATATGTTGTTGCGCAGGTCAGGTGAATCTTTAACCTGAAACTTATTAGCACACTCTTCAAATAGACTCACTCTTCCGTCCGGAAGAACTTTCGTTTTCATTACGCTTACAACATCTGGCTTGTGTGTTTTCCCAAGGCAGGTCTCGCCTACTACGACCCATCCTAGCTTCAATCTCTGAGCAAAAGGATCACAACTGGACCCTGTCCGCTGTTCAGTCATATGATAGACTTCTGGTAAGTCTCTTCCTATGAGGAGTTGGATATCTATTTCTGGTTCCACGAGGGGCAAGTTAATGTCCGACATGTGGGGATACCAGGTAGCCACTTGTGGTGGAGGAATTTCTTCCCTGTTACTAGGAATCTGATTACACTCGATAATAGTAGGTAGGTTCATGGTGTATGTCCCATCCATAGATGTCACGGCCAATTCATTGAGTCGACGGCCATGTGTAGTTTGCTTTCCTGAGCATGCTACTACTGTGAAAGGTACGGAGCCGCTTGCGGGAATACCCCAATAGTCAAAGATTTCAGAGCGTCCGAGGCTTTTATTGCTTTGATCGTCCAGGATCACGTATATAGTACGAAACTTATCTGGTTCTTCCGCAGGATGTAGCTTGACAAGAAGTGTTTTGACGCAGGAGCGTCAACTGAATCCCTTTCCACATATTCTTGTACACTGACTTGACACAGACGTTGACTGATCATGTCTCTCTGTATTTTCTGATTGAGGGAGCTGGACTGGTCTGGGAGTTCTCTCCTCGACGTGACTTGACTTAACCCTTTGCTGTTTATCAGAGTTCTTATGGTAGTTGTCAGAAGTTGGATGGAGAGCTGTGGGATGTTTGTTACTACGACATATATCGCAACATATCACTTCATGACAGTTTTTGTAGAGATGCGAGTTCGACTTACAACACTTGAAGCAGATGTGATGCTCCGCGAGCAACTTCTTGCGTTCCGACAAAGACTTTTCTCTGAATTTTCTGCATTGGTTAAGTGTGTGATTTGAGTCATGGATAATACATCTACCTTCTTTGAAGACCACGTCTTTGTGCTGGGTATCACCCTTTACATCGGTTTTCTTCACCCGAATATCTGTGCGACGCTGATTATCAAAACGACGTGTGCTGGCAGCAGATGAGCTATCATGACTGAATATCATTAGGCCTGGGTCATTTAGCACCGATGTCATCTCCTTCATAAAGGTTGCGGAAAATCCAAATGGAGGATAGACATTGCCATGTGATTTTGTATACGATGCTGCTCTATCTGTCCATTTAAATTGCAATCTGGGTGGTAGCTTCGACACCACCTGGTTGATGCCAAGGGACGAGTCGTAGTATGACAGGATTCCTGTAAAATTGCTGTTTTGCTTCACAGTGTAAATTTC
Coding sequences:
- the LOC138306594 gene encoding uncharacterized protein is translated as MTKHVFGNGPSPAVASYGLRKTAKDAETDYGSDFYDFVQNNFYVYDGLISVSTPAKAVSLLTRTQAALATGHIRLHKICSNSQEVLDNFPSEDLAQDLKDLNLGDDDIPSQRSLGLCWRLHTDAFFFKVYDTPKPYTRRGVLSTINSLYDPLGFLAPVIIQGRVLLRDMVAGTVDWDEPLSETQRVKWETWEKSLLHLHSFSIPRRTPISKGDLTNEVHIFADASERAIAAVAYLTLNNNGETYTTFLLGKSKVAPKHGNSIPRLELCGALLAVEVGEILSEQLSLPPEQMTFYSDSKVVLGYLNNRTRRFYVYVANRVSRILRFSKPEQWFYVASESNPADEGTRFVPASQLKDSMWISGPPQLFLRSTLKEESFSLVEPSQDENVRPEVVAMKTQISPTSVTDLIHKHSDWMKLIRAVSRVILTAERFKNLQRKVKPDEYQKPQGLLHAAEVFIIKEVQKQADSREVDVLGQGKPLPKTVLY
- the LOC138306593 gene encoding uncharacterized protein; the protein is MADLPIDRVTPTPPVSFVGVDVFGPWGITTRRTRGGVLSNKRWAALFTCMFTRAVHIEVLEEMSSSCFVNAVRRLYAIRGKVKQFRSDRGTNFVGATSDLGVTVIESKDMKDFLSTHGATWIFNPPHASHFGGTWERMIGVSRRILDVMLLGNKGKDLTHEVLCIFLVEVTAIINARPLVPVSSDPEQPFILSPSTLLT
- the LOC138306550 gene encoding ficolin-2-like; its protein translation is MSWKNDTQYAEYQDFRVGDESSKYRLSVSGFSGNATYDGMDYHDGDQFSTYDNDNDVDEGNCAVSRNGAWWYKACSHSNLNGPYVQDTGDDRLSMWWWEFYSGQGRVPLMRSRMMVKHPGV